In Massilia antarctica, the following are encoded in one genomic region:
- a CDS encoding family 1 glycosylhydrolase, which produces MHSKAKTPDTDMLQLWGGLECTINRVHDRYHSQLDQNGHARRADDIDRFASLGIRAIRYPVLWEQIAPAGLERADWSMSDERLQALRDRNVTPILGLVHHGSGPRHTSLVDPDFATGLARYAAALAARYPWAEYYTVVNEPLTTARFACLYGLWYPHARSDTAFLRALLVQCKATVLSMQAIRAVNPAAKLVQTDDLGKTYGTPAMQATTEFYNQRRWLGWDLLCGMVGPTHALWSYLIDNGIAPEELAWFSANACPPDLIGVNYYVTSERWLDHRPENYPPCYRGIAGNLPCADIEASRVLAAPTGGIGPLLDEAWSRYRIPIAVTEVHIDANREDQLRWLMEVWEASMQARVNGVDVRAVTVWSLLGAFDWNSLVTAQHGYYESGAFDLRGAAPRPTAIAAIMRQLAVGDTPDHPALHGSGWWRRPARLLAAPVAAPEALASISADRHGAWRGTPAPILITGASGTLGRAFARICKERHLAYRLLGRDEMDIADLASVEAAVARFKPWALINASGYVRVDEAEHDAERCMRENTAGPAILAAVCARQGIHLTTFSSDLVFDGRQNTPYVETDATSPLNVYGLSKAMAEQQVLQAHPGALVVRTSAFFGPWDAHNFVTQALAQLGRGEVFRASDDVTIAPTYVPDLVNCCLDLIIDGERGIWHLSNGTAITWLALARKASEMAGIDTPGLQAQACDQSGQIAARPRYSALGSTRGHLLPSLESALERFAEARRAALAAAETWCVKSGS; this is translated from the coding sequence ATGCACAGCAAGGCTAAAACACCCGACACCGACATGCTTCAACTATGGGGAGGACTCGAATGCACCATCAACCGTGTCCACGACCGCTACCATTCGCAACTGGACCAGAATGGCCACGCCCGGCGTGCCGACGACATCGACCGCTTCGCCTCGCTCGGCATCCGCGCCATCCGCTACCCGGTTTTATGGGAGCAGATCGCACCTGCGGGGCTGGAGCGCGCCGACTGGTCGATGAGCGATGAACGGCTGCAAGCGCTGCGCGACAGGAACGTCACGCCGATTCTCGGCTTGGTGCACCACGGCAGTGGCCCGCGCCATACCAGCCTGGTCGACCCGGACTTCGCCACCGGCCTGGCCCGGTACGCAGCTGCGCTTGCCGCACGCTATCCTTGGGCCGAGTACTACACCGTTGTCAACGAACCACTGACCACCGCCCGCTTCGCCTGCCTATACGGGCTGTGGTACCCCCATGCCCGCAGCGACACAGCATTTCTGCGCGCCCTGCTGGTGCAGTGCAAGGCCACGGTGTTATCGATGCAGGCCATCCGCGCCGTCAACCCCGCTGCGAAACTGGTGCAAACGGACGACCTCGGTAAAACATACGGCACGCCGGCAATGCAGGCGACCACGGAGTTCTATAACCAGCGCCGATGGCTGGGATGGGATCTGTTGTGCGGCATGGTCGGGCCGACGCATGCGCTATGGTCCTACCTCATTGACAATGGCATCGCTCCCGAGGAATTGGCCTGGTTCAGCGCCAACGCCTGCCCGCCCGATCTCATCGGGGTCAATTACTATGTGACCAGCGAACGCTGGCTCGACCATCGGCCCGAGAACTACCCGCCCTGTTACCGCGGTATCGCGGGCAACCTTCCTTGCGCCGACATCGAAGCTTCGCGCGTGCTGGCGGCGCCGACCGGCGGTATCGGCCCGTTGCTCGACGAGGCATGGTCGCGCTACCGGATTCCAATCGCGGTGACGGAAGTCCACATCGATGCCAATCGGGAAGACCAGCTGCGTTGGCTGATGGAGGTGTGGGAGGCGAGCATGCAGGCGCGTGTCAATGGCGTGGACGTGCGCGCCGTCACGGTCTGGTCGCTGCTTGGCGCCTTCGACTGGAACAGCCTGGTAACCGCCCAACACGGCTACTACGAATCGGGGGCATTCGATCTGCGCGGAGCCGCGCCAAGGCCGACCGCCATCGCCGCGATCATGCGTCAACTTGCCGTGGGGGACACGCCGGATCATCCTGCGCTGCACGGCAGCGGATGGTGGCGCCGGCCGGCGCGCTTGCTGGCCGCGCCGGTAGCGGCGCCCGAAGCGCTCGCCTCCATCAGTGCCGACCGCCACGGCGCTTGGCGCGGCACCCCGGCGCCTATCCTCATTACCGGGGCCAGCGGCACATTGGGCCGCGCCTTTGCCCGGATCTGCAAGGAGCGCCACCTCGCTTACCGTCTGCTTGGCCGCGATGAGATGGACATTGCCGATCTTGCCTCGGTGGAGGCTGCTGTCGCGCGTTTCAAGCCATGGGCGCTGATCAATGCCAGCGGCTACGTGCGGGTCGACGAGGCGGAGCACGATGCAGAGCGCTGCATGCGTGAAAACACGGCAGGGCCGGCCATCCTGGCGGCAGTGTGCGCGCGCCAGGGGATTCATTTGACGACATTTTCGAGTGACCTGGTGTTCGACGGTCGCCAGAACACCCCGTATGTCGAGACCGACGCGACCAGCCCCCTCAATGTGTATGGGCTCAGCAAGGCCATGGCCGAGCAACAGGTGCTGCAAGCGCACCCCGGCGCGCTGGTCGTGCGCACGAGCGCGTTTTTTGGGCCGTGGGACGCGCACAATTTCGTGACCCAGGCGCTGGCGCAGCTGGGCCGCGGCGAGGTCTTCCGGGCGTCCGACGACGTCACAATTGCGCCGACGTACGTACCCGACCTGGTGAACTGTTGCCTCGATTTGATTATCGATGGCGAGCGTGGGATCTGGCACTTGAGCAACGGGACCGCGATCACTTGGCTCGCTCTGGCGAGAAAGGCAAGCGAGATGGCGGGAATCGATACACCCGGTTTGCAAGCGCAGGCGTGCGACCAATCGGGCCAAATCGCGGCGCGTCCCAGGTACAGCGCATTGGGGAGCACGAGGGGACACCTGCTCCCCTCACTGGAGAGCGCGCTGGAGCGATTTGCCGAGGCGCGGCGGGCCGCCTTGGCGGCTGCGGAAACGTGGTGCGTGAAGAGCGGTAGTTAA
- the galK gene encoding galactokinase — protein sequence MDFDQFFSGSVPVEASAPGRVNLLGEHTDYNDGFVLPIATPMRTSVFVAPSKDDAFHFYSEELNEHVLLARRGHLGSGFGRYLEGCIRLLEQHGHPVPPVRMYVRSSVPVGAGLSSSAALEVAALRALRQLLGLSLSDIDLAKLAQKAEVAYAGVQCGIMDQMAASLCNAQHMLFLDTRSLDTTVLPLPPGSEVLVIDSGVPRTLATSKYNERRAECRTAAHALGLGSLRELSGAALLERLDQPYRRRAQHVFSENARTERAARGCSAVQFGMLMNQSHASLRDDYEVSTVELDILCELMRDTPGVLGARLTGAGFGGACVALCDAGAAQVAGQAVIARYNSGGRAGRVLMPQPLTQE from the coding sequence ATGGACTTTGATCAGTTCTTTTCCGGCAGCGTGCCGGTGGAAGCCTCTGCGCCCGGCCGCGTCAATCTGCTGGGCGAGCATACCGACTACAACGATGGCTTCGTGCTGCCCATCGCCACGCCGATGCGTACCAGCGTGTTCGTAGCGCCGAGCAAGGACGATGCGTTTCACTTTTACTCCGAAGAATTGAACGAGCATGTTTTGCTGGCACGGCGCGGGCATCTCGGTTCCGGCTTTGGCCGTTACCTCGAAGGCTGCATTCGCTTGCTCGAGCAGCATGGCCATCCGGTTCCGCCGGTGCGCATGTATGTGCGTTCGAGTGTGCCGGTCGGCGCCGGGCTGTCTTCCAGCGCGGCGCTGGAAGTGGCGGCCCTGCGCGCGCTGCGCCAATTGCTCGGCCTGTCATTGAGCGACATCGATCTCGCAAAACTGGCCCAGAAGGCCGAAGTGGCGTATGCCGGGGTTCAGTGCGGGATCATGGACCAGATGGCGGCCAGCCTGTGCAACGCGCAGCACATGTTGTTCCTCGATACCCGTTCGCTGGACACCACCGTGCTGCCATTGCCGCCCGGCTCGGAAGTGCTGGTCATCGACAGTGGCGTGCCGCGCACGCTTGCCACGAGCAAGTACAACGAGCGCCGTGCCGAGTGCCGGACCGCCGCGCATGCGCTCGGCCTGGGCTCGCTGCGCGAACTGAGCGGGGCGGCGCTGCTCGAACGGCTTGATCAACCCTACCGGCGCCGTGCCCAACATGTGTTTTCGGAAAATGCGCGCACCGAGCGCGCCGCCCGTGGCTGTAGCGCAGTTCAGTTCGGCATGCTGATGAACCAGTCGCACGCTAGCCTGCGCGACGACTACGAAGTGTCGACCGTGGAACTCGATATTTTATGCGAGCTCATGCGCGATACCCCCGGCGTGCTCGGTGCGCGCCTGACTGGCGCCGGCTTCGGCGGCGCCTGCGTGGCCTTGTGCGACGCCGGCGCCGCGCAGGTTGCGGGCCAAGCCGTGATCGCACGCTACAACAGTGGCGGGCGCGCGGGCCGCGTGCTGATGCCACAACCACTGACCCAGGAATGA
- the serS gene encoding serine--tRNA ligase, translating into MIDIQLLRKDIDNVAARLATRKFQLDVASFNALEAERKAIQTRTEDLQSKRNSLSKQIGMLKGKGEDTSAVMADVAGLGDELKANETALSEVQAKLAAFMEAVPNLPHPSVPVGTDENGNVEVRKVGTPPAFDFAVRDHVDVGSALGLDFDVATKLTGSRFSVMKGGIARLHRALAQYMLNTHTGEHGYTECYTPYMVNADSLRGTGQLPKFEADLFSVKKGGAEGEGETFYLIPTSEVSLTNIVRDEIVALDQLPMKMTAHTPCFRSEAGSYGRDTRGMIRQHQFDKVEMVQVVHPDTSYDVLDEMVGHAEAILKGLGLPYRVMSLCTGDMGFGATKTYDLEVWLPAQNTYREISSLSNCEAFQARRMQARFRNAAGKPELLHTLNGSGLAVGRTLVAVLENYQQADGSVVIPDVLHPYMGGLTRLTP; encoded by the coding sequence ATGATAGACATTCAACTTCTCCGTAAAGATATCGACAACGTCGCGGCCCGCCTGGCGACGCGCAAGTTCCAGCTCGACGTGGCAAGCTTCAACGCCCTCGAAGCCGAACGCAAGGCGATTCAAACGCGTACCGAAGACCTGCAAAGCAAGCGCAATTCGCTGTCGAAGCAGATCGGCATGCTCAAGGGCAAGGGCGAAGATACGTCGGCCGTGATGGCGGACGTCGCCGGCCTGGGCGACGAGCTCAAGGCCAACGAAACAGCGCTGAGCGAAGTGCAGGCGAAACTGGCCGCGTTCATGGAAGCGGTGCCGAACCTGCCGCACCCTTCGGTGCCGGTTGGAACGGATGAAAACGGCAATGTCGAAGTGCGCAAGGTCGGCACGCCGCCAGCGTTCGACTTCGCCGTGCGCGACCACGTGGACGTGGGCAGCGCGCTGGGGCTGGACTTCGACGTCGCCACCAAGCTGACCGGCTCGCGCTTCTCGGTGATGAAGGGCGGCATCGCGCGCCTGCACCGCGCCCTGGCCCAGTACATGCTCAACACCCACACGGGGGAGCACGGCTATACCGAATGCTATACGCCGTACATGGTCAACGCCGATTCGCTGCGCGGCACCGGCCAGCTGCCGAAATTCGAAGCCGATCTGTTTTCGGTGAAAAAGGGCGGCGCGGAAGGCGAGGGCGAAACCTTCTACCTGATTCCGACGTCGGAAGTATCGCTGACCAACATCGTGCGCGACGAGATCGTGGCGCTCGACCAGTTGCCGATGAAGATGACGGCTCATACGCCATGCTTCCGTTCGGAAGCGGGCAGCTACGGACGCGACACGCGCGGCATGATCCGCCAGCATCAGTTCGATAAAGTCGAAATGGTGCAGGTGGTGCATCCGGACACCTCGTACGACGTGCTGGACGAGATGGTCGGCCACGCCGAAGCCATCCTGAAGGGGCTGGGCCTGCCGTACCGGGTGATGTCCCTGTGCACGGGCGACATGGGTTTTGGCGCGACCAAGACGTACGACCTGGAAGTGTGGCTGCCGGCGCAGAACACCTACCGCGAGATTTCGTCGCTGTCGAACTGCGAGGCATTCCAGGCGCGCCGCATGCAGGCACGCTTCCGCAACGCGGCCGGCAAGCCGGAACTGCTGCACACGCTCAACGGTTCGGGCCTGGCGGTGGGACGCACCCTGGTGGCGGTGCTGGAGAACTATCAGCAGGCCGACGGCAGTGTGGTCATTCCGGACGTGCTGCATCCGTACATGGGCGGGCTGACCCGCCTGACGCCCTGA
- a CDS encoding energy transducer TonB has translation MNLRTIGIALAVTFLTGTTMGSALAQTRAPSSTAHQLPSACTRPDWPPEARRYDLEGTTVLDYRIREWRIADVKVRKSSGWPILDAAAVRSLHACKPKTDAAQPREHAVRSVDYVWATSGGPSARPQLHADSCMASRLFSGFVPLDRTPTAHDGVLVRFLTNGRGEPFNIRLEGHVRDAALAEHIRHYVQSCRFVAANAPGPKTDAVYGRVLLVPPPAGK, from the coding sequence TTGAATTTGCGAACAATCGGTATTGCACTGGCTGTAACGTTTTTGACTGGTACCACGATGGGTTCCGCGCTGGCGCAGACCAGGGCGCCGTCGTCCACGGCCCACCAGCTGCCCTCGGCCTGCACCCGGCCCGACTGGCCTCCCGAGGCCAGGCGCTACGATCTGGAGGGCACGACCGTGCTCGACTACCGGATCAGGGAGTGGCGCATCGCCGATGTGAAGGTGCGCAAGAGCAGCGGCTGGCCGATTCTCGACGCCGCTGCGGTGCGCAGTCTGCACGCATGCAAGCCGAAAACCGATGCCGCCCAGCCGCGCGAGCACGCCGTGCGCTCGGTCGACTACGTGTGGGCAACGTCCGGCGGACCGTCGGCGCGGCCGCAACTGCATGCCGACAGTTGCATGGCGTCCCGGCTGTTCAGTGGCTTCGTACCGCTCGACAGGACCCCGACCGCGCACGATGGCGTGCTGGTGCGCTTCCTGACCAATGGCCGCGGCGAACCATTCAACATCCGGCTCGAAGGGCATGTGCGCGACGCCGCGCTCGCGGAGCACATCAGGCATTACGTGCAAAGCTGCCGTTTCGTCGCCGCCAATGCGCCAGGGCCCAAGACCGATGCGGTGTATGGGCGGGTGCTGCTCGTGCCGCCGCCGGCCGGTAAATAA
- a CDS encoding DUF6463 family protein, whose amino-acid sequence MKHWISRWLAGVALLHTVFAVIVMGPVMLRMLRSGLFNTAKGMTEAATTWFFLFGLLLALFAIPVHALEKAGTALPKPIGWGLLGMAALGVVLMPDSGFWLVFPPAFAILLRKSAVRVDAGKVRGVGAA is encoded by the coding sequence ATGAAGCATTGGATCAGCCGTTGGTTGGCAGGAGTTGCGTTACTTCACACCGTGTTCGCTGTCATCGTCATGGGGCCGGTCATGCTGCGGATGTTGCGCAGCGGCTTGTTCAATACAGCCAAGGGGATGACCGAAGCCGCGACCACCTGGTTCTTCCTGTTCGGCCTTCTGCTGGCCTTGTTCGCGATTCCGGTGCATGCGCTCGAAAAGGCCGGTACCGCGTTGCCCAAGCCGATCGGCTGGGGCTTGCTCGGGATGGCCGCGCTGGGTGTGGTGCTGATGCCGGACTCGGGCTTCTGGCTGGTGTTTCCGCCAGCGTTTGCCATTTTGCTGCGCAAGAGCGCAGTGCGGGTGGATGCCGGCAAGGTGCGCGGCGTTGGCGCCGCGTAG
- a CDS encoding replication-associated recombination protein A has product MDDLFKTEPAAPLAEALRPATIDEVIGQSHLLGEGKPLRLVFKSGKPHSMILWGPPGVGKTTLARLTANAFGCEFIALSAVLSGVKDIRAAIEQAEHHLATGKHTILFIDEIHRFNKSQQDALLPFVESGLVTLIGATTENPSFEVNSALLSRSQVYVLKALTDTELLQLLKRAQEKVLGQLTFDEVAIATLIGYADGDARRFLNLLEQTKTSAETSDLTHITGEFVDNALTLNSRRFDKGGDNFYDQISALHKSVRGSHPDAALYWLCRMLDGGADPQYLLRRIVRMAWEDIGIADPRAIQIANDAAATYERLGSPEGELALGQAVIYLAIAAKSNAGYNAYNRAVAFVKKDKSREVPVHLRNAPTKLMKELGYGHEYRYAHDEPNAYAAGETYLPEGMVEPRWYEPVPRGIEAKIAEKLAWLRGLDEDAGN; this is encoded by the coding sequence ATGGACGATTTGTTCAAGACCGAACCAGCCGCGCCCCTCGCCGAAGCGCTGCGTCCGGCAACAATTGACGAGGTCATCGGCCAGAGCCATTTGCTGGGCGAAGGCAAGCCCTTGCGTCTCGTATTCAAGTCGGGCAAGCCGCATTCGATGATTTTGTGGGGCCCGCCCGGGGTCGGCAAGACCACCCTGGCGCGCCTGACGGCCAATGCCTTCGGCTGCGAATTCATCGCCTTGTCGGCCGTGCTGTCGGGTGTGAAGGATATCCGCGCCGCCATCGAACAGGCCGAACATCACCTGGCAACGGGCAAGCACACGATCCTGTTCATCGACGAGATCCACCGCTTCAACAAGTCCCAGCAGGATGCCTTGCTGCCGTTCGTCGAGTCGGGCCTGGTGACCTTGATTGGCGCGACCACCGAAAACCCGTCGTTCGAGGTCAATTCGGCGCTGCTGTCGCGCTCGCAGGTGTACGTGCTCAAGGCGTTGACCGACACGGAGCTGCTGCAATTGCTCAAGCGCGCCCAAGAGAAAGTGCTGGGCCAGCTGACGTTCGACGAAGTCGCCATCGCCACCCTGATCGGCTACGCCGACGGCGATGCGCGCCGCTTCCTCAACCTGCTCGAACAGACCAAGACCTCGGCCGAAACGTCCGACCTCACGCACATCACGGGCGAATTCGTCGACAATGCGCTGACCCTCAATTCGCGCCGTTTCGACAAGGGCGGCGACAATTTCTACGACCAGATTTCGGCGCTGCACAAATCGGTGCGCGGCTCGCATCCAGACGCGGCGCTGTACTGGCTGTGCCGCATGCTCGATGGCGGTGCCGATCCGCAATACCTGCTGCGGCGCATCGTGCGCATGGCGTGGGAAGATATCGGCATTGCCGACCCGCGTGCGATCCAGATCGCCAACGATGCCGCCGCCACCTACGAGCGGCTCGGCTCGCCGGAAGGCGAACTGGCGCTGGGGCAGGCGGTCATCTACCTGGCCATCGCGGCCAAGAGCAATGCCGGCTACAACGCGTACAACCGCGCGGTAGCCTTCGTCAAAAAGGACAAGTCGCGCGAGGTGCCGGTGCACCTGCGCAATGCGCCGACCAAGCTGATGAAGGAGCTCGGCTACGGCCACGAGTACCGCTACGCGCATGACGAACCAAATGCCTATGCGGCCGGGGAAACCTATCTGCCCGAAGGCATGGTCGAGCCGCGCTGGTACGAGCCGGTGCCGCGCGGGATCGAAGCCAAGATTGCCGAAAAGCTGGCCTGGTTGCGCGGGCTCGACGAGGACGCTGGTAACTGA
- the galT gene encoding galactose-1-phosphate uridylyltransferase, with translation MTLYSQKPITHYARAPSPTNESTNPNPHLRWHPLRGEWVAYAAFRQNRPFLPPREYNPLAVCIDPANPTELPVGDYEMAVFDNRFPSLALGSSAPPALHVETAPATGRCEVVVFTQDPHAALHSLPVERIALLFDVWADRTRRAAETGVIGYVLPFENRGAEVGVTLHHPHGQIYAYPFIPPVPERMLDNEHAYFMQHKTSLLCDMARSELTDGRRIVYRNAHAVAFVPVCARYPYEVWVMPLAPVENFAALSAEQKHDLALCVKAVLLKYEGLWQRPFPYLMAWYQAPTDGLPHSETQLHAQFYPPYRSRDRLKYLAGTEIGAGMFAMDVLPENTAEELRMVSIDLEGQVSHGL, from the coding sequence TTGACCCTGTACAGTCAAAAACCGATCACCCACTACGCGCGCGCGCCCAGCCCCACCAACGAATCGACCAATCCGAATCCGCACCTCAGGTGGCATCCGCTGCGCGGTGAATGGGTCGCCTATGCCGCTTTCCGTCAAAACCGGCCCTTTCTGCCGCCGCGCGAATACAATCCCCTCGCAGTGTGTATCGACCCGGCCAACCCAACCGAGTTGCCGGTCGGCGATTATGAAATGGCGGTGTTCGACAATCGCTTTCCGTCGCTGGCACTTGGATCGAGCGCGCCGCCCGCGCTGCACGTCGAAACCGCGCCGGCGACCGGCCGTTGCGAGGTAGTCGTCTTCACGCAAGATCCGCATGCCGCCTTGCACAGCCTGCCCGTGGAGCGCATCGCGCTGCTGTTCGACGTCTGGGCCGATCGCACCCGGCGCGCGGCCGAAACGGGCGTCATCGGCTACGTGCTCCCGTTCGAAAACCGCGGCGCGGAAGTGGGCGTGACCTTGCACCATCCTCATGGGCAAATCTACGCCTATCCTTTTATTCCGCCAGTTCCCGAACGCATGCTCGACAACGAACATGCCTACTTCATGCAGCACAAGACAAGCCTGCTGTGCGACATGGCGCGGAGCGAACTGACGGACGGGCGCCGCATCGTTTACCGGAACGCCCATGCCGTCGCGTTCGTGCCAGTGTGCGCGCGCTACCCGTACGAAGTGTGGGTCATGCCGCTCGCGCCGGTGGAGAATTTCGCTGCGCTGTCGGCCGAACAGAAGCACGACCTGGCGCTGTGCGTCAAAGCCGTGCTGCTCAAGTACGAGGGGCTGTGGCAGCGGCCTTTCCCGTACCTGATGGCGTGGTACCAGGCGCCCACCGACGGCTTGCCCCATTCGGAAACCCAGCTGCATGCGCAGTTCTACCCGCCGTACCGCTCGCGCGACAGGCTCAAATACCTCGCGGGTACCGAAATCGGGGCCGGCATGTTTGCGATGGATGTGCTCCCCGAAAACACAGCGGAGGAGTTGCGCATGGTCAGTATCGATCTGGAAGGACAAGTATCCCATGGACTTTGA
- a CDS encoding DUF3053 family protein encodes MQTVVSFSQRALMWALGGVLALGIAGCSSEPKERAAFIAFLQARIVDKPGLHVPILTRQEEKSFGDYAKHFAVITDYNKSMDAKVQQPLRDMMSKNMVITMSELVARRADVVALHKTSAQLRALIDTEQAAASTRRVALKQPDDLKPVFDKAYARAVTDPGNNFKEFLVVMEGMLTNAENMADFLDTHKDQVKFSGVMAQIDDPKVLDEATVRMKELNAKSAEVAQADRKLLSMISGH; translated from the coding sequence ATGCAAACAGTCGTGAGCTTTTCACAACGTGCCCTGATGTGGGCCCTGGGTGGCGTTCTTGCCCTCGGCATCGCCGGCTGCAGTTCGGAACCAAAGGAGCGCGCGGCGTTCATCGCGTTTCTGCAAGCGCGCATCGTCGATAAGCCCGGGCTGCATGTACCCATCTTGACCCGGCAAGAAGAAAAATCGTTTGGCGATTACGCCAAGCATTTCGCCGTGATCACCGACTACAACAAGTCGATGGATGCGAAAGTCCAGCAACCGCTGCGCGATATGATGTCCAAGAACATGGTGATCACCATGTCCGAGCTGGTGGCGCGCCGGGCCGACGTGGTCGCCTTGCACAAGACCAGTGCGCAGCTGCGGGCGCTGATCGACACCGAACAGGCGGCGGCCAGCACCAGGCGCGTTGCGCTCAAGCAGCCGGACGACCTGAAACCGGTTTTCGACAAGGCGTACGCCCGTGCGGTCACCGATCCGGGAAATAACTTCAAGGAATTTCTCGTCGTGATGGAGGGCATGCTGACCAATGCCGAAAACATGGCCGATTTTCTCGATACCCACAAGGATCAAGTCAAGTTCAGCGGGGTCATGGCCCAGATCGACGACCCGAAAGTCCTCGACGAGGCCACTGTGCGCATGAAGGAGCTCAACGCCAAGAGCGCCGAGGTCGCGCAGGCGGACCGCAAGCTGCTCAGCATGATCTCCGGACATTAA
- the lolA gene encoding outer membrane lipoprotein chaperone LolA produces MRFLLTKTTAVLALSLACAGLAHATALDQFKAFVAGTKAARGEFTQRQVKKADAGKAAAPSSGTFVFARPGKFIWTYVKPYEQLLQADGEQLYIYDKDLNQVTTKKLGDALGSSPAAILFGSNDLEKNFTLTEAGTRDGLEWLNAAPKGKDSQFEQISIGLRNGTPEAMELRDAFGQTSILAFKKFEKNPPLTATQFKFVIPKGADVVNN; encoded by the coding sequence ATGCGATTTTTACTGACTAAAACGACGGCCGTGCTGGCCCTGAGCCTGGCTTGCGCCGGCCTGGCCCACGCTACCGCGCTCGATCAATTCAAAGCCTTCGTGGCCGGCACCAAGGCCGCGCGCGGCGAGTTTACCCAACGCCAGGTCAAGAAAGCCGATGCCGGCAAGGCGGCTGCGCCCTCGTCGGGCACCTTCGTGTTCGCCCGTCCGGGCAAGTTCATCTGGACCTACGTGAAGCCGTACGAGCAATTGCTCCAGGCCGACGGCGAGCAACTGTATATCTACGACAAGGACTTGAACCAGGTGACGACCAAGAAACTGGGCGACGCACTCGGTTCCTCGCCGGCTGCCATCCTGTTCGGCAGCAACGACCTGGAAAAGAACTTCACCCTGACCGAAGCGGGCACGCGCGACGGCCTGGAGTGGCTCAACGCCGCGCCCAAAGGCAAGGATTCGCAGTTCGAGCAGATCAGCATCGGCTTGCGCAATGGCACGCCGGAAGCGATGGAGCTGCGCGATGCCTTCGGCCAGACCTCGATACTGGCGTTCAAGAAATTCGAGAAAAACCCGCCATTGACGGCGACCCAGTTCAAATTCGTCATCCCGAAAGGCGCTGACGTCGTCAATAACTGA
- a CDS encoding Arm DNA-binding domain-containing protein → MPPKRHAPTIMAKQIAPLTDLTIRNAKPGEKSLKRFDGGGLYLEVMPGGSKLWRMKYRQLNGKENRLSFGSYPEISLADARAKRAAARAHLAAGADPGRERDVAAASASHVAANTFERVAREWHHTFVESWQPQTAKNI, encoded by the coding sequence ATGCCCCCAAAACGTCATGCCCCCACCATCATGGCTAAGCAAATTGCTCCTTTGACTGACCTGACTATCCGAAACGCCAAGCCGGGGGAGAAGTCACTGAAGAGGTTCGACGGCGGCGGGCTGTACCTTGAAGTCATGCCCGGCGGCTCCAAGCTATGGCGTATGAAGTACCGGCAGCTTAATGGCAAAGAAAACCGGTTGAGTTTTGGCAGCTACCCCGAGATATCACTCGCCGACGCGCGCGCGAAGCGCGCTGCCGCACGTGCGCACTTGGCCGCTGGGGCCGATCCCGGTCGCGAACGCGATGTCGCGGCTGCCAGCGCGTCGCACGTCGCCGCCAATACTTTCGAACGCGTTGCACGTGAATGGCACCACACGTTCGTCGAATCCTGGCAACCTCAGACGGCTAAAAACATTTAG